In the genome of Pseudomonas putida, one region contains:
- a CDS encoding YbaB/EbfC family nucleoid-associated protein, with amino-acid sequence MMKGGMAGLMKQAQQMQEKMAKMQEELANAEVTGQSGAGLVSVVMTGRHDVKRISIDDSLMQEDKEVLEDLIAAAVNDAVRKVEQNSQEKMGSMTAGMQLPPGFKMPF; translated from the coding sequence ATGATGAAAGGTGGCATGGCCGGCCTGATGAAGCAGGCCCAGCAGATGCAGGAAAAAATGGCCAAGATGCAGGAAGAGCTGGCCAATGCTGAAGTGACTGGCCAATCCGGTGCCGGCCTGGTCAGCGTGGTGATGACCGGTCGCCATGACGTCAAGCGCATCAGCATCGACGACAGCCTGATGCAAGAGGACAAGGAAGTACTGGAAGACCTGATCGCTGCTGCGGTCAACGACGCCGTGCGCAAGGTCGAGCAGAACAGCCAGGAGAAAATGGGCAGCATGACTGCAGGCATGCAGTTGCCGCCGGGCTTCAAGATGCCGTTCTAA
- a CDS encoding metallophosphoesterase family protein yields the protein MFASDPQYPWTPASDYGDYESNAERNETSQALIHEQYASIASYRNSFGGTGVPVMINGDMTAYGHGWQRKVLYPIIERHLQENYYFGLGNHDYRNNVTDESGGSFNNGGPRDSVIDLIDHHRGLVDTMDVATSGSYKQTSYSGSLGYSISFGRVRLIQLNNEPTYRVDFDSGWAWPFEHRHKFSVTDALGWLEGQLKEAYENGQIILLNLHQPDDWDGTEEDLMHFRDMINHCQVNAVFGGHYHTEAGGWYRSNRQYGVVPVFLSGSASQRTYLLAELDNDAQGLTIKCVRNNDWPQAETLRHLRLYRA from the coding sequence GTGTTCGCATCCGATCCACAGTACCCATGGACGCCCGCTTCCGACTACGGCGATTATGAAAGCAACGCCGAACGCAACGAAACGTCACAAGCCTTGATCCACGAGCAGTACGCCAGCATTGCGAGCTACCGCAACAGCTTTGGCGGTACAGGCGTCCCAGTGATGATCAATGGCGACATGACTGCCTACGGGCACGGCTGGCAACGCAAAGTCCTCTACCCGATCATCGAGCGCCACCTGCAAGAGAACTACTACTTCGGCCTGGGTAACCATGACTACAGGAACAATGTCACCGATGAGTCCGGGGGCTCATTCAACAACGGCGGGCCCAGGGACAGTGTGATAGATCTGATCGACCATCACCGAGGGCTCGTGGACACGATGGATGTCGCGACCTCCGGCAGCTACAAGCAGACCAGCTATAGCGGCAGCCTGGGGTATAGCATCAGTTTCGGTCGGGTTCGCCTGATCCAGCTGAACAATGAGCCAACCTATCGCGTGGACTTCGACAGTGGATGGGCATGGCCCTTCGAGCACCGCCATAAGTTCAGCGTCACCGACGCGCTGGGCTGGCTGGAGGGGCAATTGAAGGAAGCCTATGAGAACGGCCAGATCATCCTGCTCAACCTGCATCAACCAGACGATTGGGATGGCACCGAGGAGGACCTGATGCACTTCAGGGACATGATCAACCACTGCCAGGTCAACGCCGTATTCGGTGGCCACTATCACACAGAAGCCGGAGGCTGGTATCGCTCCAACAGGCAATATGGCGTGGTGCCGGTGTTCCTGAGTGGCTCGGCCTCCCAGCGAACCTATCTGCTGGCCGAGCTGGACAACGACGCTCAAGGGTTGACCATCAAATGTGTAAGGAACAACGACTGGCCCCAAGCCGAAACCCTGAGGCACCTGAGGCTGTATCGGGCATAG
- a CDS encoding sulfite exporter TauE/SafE family protein — MPDLLPLLGSALVLGLLGGGHCLGMCGGLMGALTLAIPPEQRNRRLRLLLAYNLGRVLSYATAGLLLGLAGVALASSPLAQGLRVVAALLLIAMGLYLAGWWSGLTRIEAVGRGLWRHIQPLATRLLPVSSLPRALLLGALWGWLPCGLVYSTLLWAASQGNATHSAALMLAFGIGTWPVLVATGLAAERIGALLRRRGVRMAGGVLVILFGLWTLPGPHQHWLMGH; from the coding sequence GTGCCTGACCTGCTTCCATTGCTCGGCTCGGCACTGGTCCTCGGCCTGCTCGGCGGCGGGCACTGTTTGGGCATGTGCGGCGGCCTGATGGGCGCCCTCACGCTGGCCATCCCCCCGGAGCAACGCAATCGTCGCCTGCGCCTTCTGCTGGCCTACAACCTGGGACGTGTGCTGAGCTACGCCACCGCCGGCCTGTTGCTTGGCCTGGCCGGCGTGGCGCTGGCCAGCAGCCCTCTGGCCCAAGGCCTGCGAGTGGTCGCCGCACTGTTGCTGATCGCCATGGGGCTATACCTGGCTGGCTGGTGGAGCGGCCTGACTCGTATCGAAGCAGTGGGCCGCGGCTTGTGGCGCCACATCCAGCCCTTGGCCACCCGCCTGCTGCCGGTCTCCAGCCTGCCCCGAGCCCTGCTGCTCGGTGCCCTCTGGGGCTGGCTGCCATGCGGCCTGGTCTACAGTACCTTGTTGTGGGCTGCCAGCCAGGGCAATGCCACTCATAGCGCAGCACTGATGCTGGCGTTCGGCATCGGCACCTGGCCGGTCCTGGTGGCCACGGGGCTGGCCGCCGAACGCATCGGCGCCCTGCTGCGTCGGCGCGGTGTGCGCATGGCCGGGGGGGTGCTGGTGATCCTGTTCGGCCTGTGGACCCTGCCAGGGCCGCATCAGCATTGGTTGATGGGGCACTGA
- a CDS encoding FixH family protein → MPAATADSPWYKHLWPWIIIGILTTSVCLSLTMVSIAVRNPDNLVNDNYYEAGKGINRSLDRELLAQTLNLKASVHLDELTGEVDVRLIGNSAPQTLELNLISPTQPDKDRKVQLARSEPGRYLGQLDDRVEGRRFVELLGSEDGHVWRLFEEEKVAHGVTLELGDEALQGAEHQE, encoded by the coding sequence ATGCCTGCCGCAACCGCCGACAGCCCTTGGTACAAGCACCTTTGGCCCTGGATCATCATCGGCATCCTGACCACCTCGGTGTGCCTGAGCCTGACCATGGTCAGCATCGCCGTGCGCAACCCCGACAACCTGGTGAACGACAACTACTACGAGGCCGGCAAGGGGATCAACCGCTCCCTGGATCGTGAGCTGCTGGCCCAGACCCTCAACCTCAAGGCCAGCGTCCATCTGGACGAGCTGACCGGCGAAGTCGACGTACGTCTGATCGGCAACAGCGCCCCGCAGACGCTGGAGTTGAACCTGATCTCGCCCACCCAACCCGACAAGGACCGCAAGGTCCAGCTGGCCCGCAGCGAACCCGGCCGCTATCTCGGCCAGCTCGATGACCGGGTCGAAGGCCGGCGTTTCGTCGAGTTGCTGGGCAGCGAGGATGGCCACGTCTGGCGCCTGTTCGAGGAGGAGAAGGTCGCCCATGGTGTAACCCTGGAACTGGGTGACGAAGCCCTGCAGGGTGCCGAGCACCAAGAATGA
- the ccoG gene encoding cytochrome c oxidase accessory protein CcoG — MSKQIPVHDVTPPAKKGKESVDLYASREKIYTRAFTGLFRRLRMVGGAILFLLYFGTVWLNWGDHQAVWWNLPERKFYIFGATIWPQDFILLSGLLIVSAFGLFFITVFAGRVWCGYTCPQSVWTWIFMWCEKVTEGDRNQRMKLDKAPMSTNKFLRKAAKHSLWLLIGFVTGMTFVGYFSPIRELVSEFFTGQADGWAYFWVAFFTLATYGNAGWLREQVCVYMCPYARFQSVMFDKDTLIVSYDPRRGETRGPRKKDIDYKAKGLGDCIDCTMCVQVCPTGIDIRDGLQIECIGCAACIDACDNIMEKMDYPKGLISYTTEHNLSGQKTHMLRPRLIGYAVVLLVMIGLLATAFATRSLVGFDVSKDRVLYRENAQGRIENVYSLKVMNKDQRDHVYVLDATGLPGLQLEGHREIRVAAGDIVSLPVQLSVAPEQLPSTTNEITFILKDADQSATQVEAKSRFIGPQIR; from the coding sequence ATGAGCAAGCAAATTCCGGTACATGACGTCACCCCGCCCGCCAAGAAAGGCAAGGAATCCGTCGACCTCTACGCCTCCCGGGAAAAAATCTACACCCGTGCCTTCACCGGCCTGTTCCGCAGGCTGCGCATGGTCGGCGGGGCGATCCTGTTCCTGCTCTACTTCGGCACCGTGTGGCTGAACTGGGGCGACCACCAGGCCGTATGGTGGAACCTGCCCGAGCGCAAGTTCTACATCTTCGGCGCCACCATCTGGCCGCAGGACTTCATCCTGCTCTCGGGCCTGCTGATCGTGTCGGCCTTCGGCCTGTTCTTCATCACCGTCTTCGCAGGCCGCGTATGGTGCGGCTACACCTGTCCGCAGAGTGTCTGGACGTGGATCTTCATGTGGTGCGAGAAGGTCACCGAGGGTGACCGCAACCAGCGCATGAAGCTCGACAAGGCGCCAATGAGCACCAACAAGTTCCTGCGCAAGGCTGCCAAACACAGCCTGTGGCTGCTGATCGGTTTCGTCACCGGCATGACCTTCGTCGGCTACTTCTCGCCCATTCGTGAACTGGTCAGCGAATTCTTCACTGGCCAAGCCGATGGCTGGGCCTATTTCTGGGTCGCGTTCTTCACCTTGGCCACCTACGGCAATGCCGGCTGGCTGCGTGAGCAGGTGTGCGTGTACATGTGTCCCTATGCCCGCTTCCAGAGCGTGATGTTCGACAAGGACACCCTGATCGTCTCCTACGACCCACGCCGCGGTGAGACCCGTGGCCCACGCAAGAAGGACATCGACTACAAGGCCAAGGGCCTGGGCGACTGCATCGACTGCACCATGTGCGTGCAGGTCTGCCCCACTGGCATCGACATCCGCGATGGTCTGCAGATCGAATGCATCGGCTGCGCGGCCTGCATCGACGCCTGCGACAACATCATGGAAAAGATGGACTATCCAAAAGGGCTGATCAGCTACACCACCGAACACAACCTGTCCGGGCAGAAGACCCACATGCTGCGCCCGCGCCTGATCGGTTATGCCGTGGTGCTGCTGGTGATGATCGGCCTGCTCGCCACCGCCTTCGCCACCCGTTCGCTGGTGGGCTTCGATGTCAGCAAGGACCGGGTGCTGTACCGCGAAAACGCCCAAGGGCGGATCGAGAACGTGTACAGCCTCAAGGTCATGAACAAGGATCAGCGTGATCATGTCTATGTGCTCGACGCTACCGGCCTGCCTGGCCTGCAGCTCGAAGGCCATCGCGAGATCCGCGTTGCTGCCGGCGATATCGTCAGCCTGCCGGTGCAGTTGTCGGTCGCGCCCGAGCAACTACCCTCGACCACCAACGAAATCACCTTCATCCTCAAGGACGCCGATCAAAGCGCCACCCAGGTTGAAGCCAAGAGCCGTTTCATCGGCCCGCAAATCCGCTGA
- the fnrA gene encoding Crp/Fnr family transcriptional regulator FnrA: MSEPVKLRPHNQAHCKDCSLAPLCLPLSLNLEDMDALDEIVKRGRPLKKGEFLFRQGDNFGSVYAVRSGALKTFSLSDSGEEQITGFHLPSELVGLSGMDTETYPVSAQAQETTSVCEIPFERLDELSVQLPQLRRQLMRVMSREIRDDQQMMLLLSKKTADERIATFLVNLSARFRARGYSANQFRLSMSRNEIGNYLGLAVETVSRVFTRFQQNGLIKAEGKEVHILDPIQLCALAGGAIEA; this comes from the coding sequence ATGTCCGAGCCAGTCAAACTGCGCCCACACAACCAGGCCCATTGCAAGGATTGCAGCCTGGCCCCCCTGTGCCTGCCGCTGTCACTCAATCTGGAGGACATGGACGCACTGGATGAAATCGTCAAGCGCGGCCGCCCCCTGAAGAAGGGCGAGTTCCTGTTCCGCCAGGGCGACAATTTTGGCTCGGTCTACGCGGTACGTTCCGGCGCGCTGAAAACCTTCAGCCTCAGTGACAGCGGTGAAGAACAGATTACCGGCTTCCACCTGCCCAGCGAGCTGGTCGGGCTGTCGGGGATGGACACCGAGACCTACCCGGTATCGGCCCAGGCCCAGGAAACCACCTCGGTCTGCGAGATCCCCTTCGAGCGCCTGGATGAACTGTCGGTCCAGTTGCCGCAGTTGCGTCGCCAATTGATGCGGGTGATGAGCCGGGAGATTCGGGACGACCAGCAAATGATGCTGCTGCTGTCGAAAAAGACCGCGGACGAACGTATCGCCACGTTCCTGGTCAACCTTTCCGCCCGCTTCCGCGCCCGTGGTTATTCTGCCAACCAGTTCCGCCTGAGCATGTCGCGCAACGAAATCGGCAATTATCTGGGCCTGGCGGTGGAAACCGTGTCGCGGGTGTTCACGCGCTTCCAGCAAAACGGCCTGATCAAGGCCGAGGGCAAGGAAGTGCACATCCTCGACCCGATCCAGCTGTGCGCGCTGGCGGGCGGCGCGATAGAAGCCTGA
- the recR gene encoding recombination mediator RecR encodes MSFSPLIRQLIDALRILPGVGQKTAQRMALQLLERDRSGGLRLAQALSQAMEGVGHCRQCRTLTEQELCPQCADTRRDDTQLCVVEGPMDVYAVEQTGYRGRYFVLKGHLSPLDGLGPDAIGIPQLMARIEEQGSFTEVILATNPTVEGEATAHYIAQLLTEKGLIASRIAHGVPLGGELELVDGGTLAHAFAGRKPISL; translated from the coding sequence ATGAGCTTCAGCCCCCTGATCCGCCAACTGATCGACGCCCTGCGCATACTGCCCGGTGTCGGTCAGAAAACCGCCCAGCGTATGGCCCTGCAGTTGCTCGAGCGCGACCGCAGCGGTGGCTTGCGCCTGGCCCAGGCCCTGAGCCAGGCCATGGAAGGCGTTGGCCACTGCCGTCAATGCCGGACGCTGACCGAGCAGGAACTGTGCCCGCAATGCGCCGATACGCGCCGAGACGACACCCAGCTCTGTGTGGTGGAGGGGCCGATGGATGTGTATGCGGTGGAGCAGACGGGCTATCGAGGCCGCTACTTTGTCCTCAAGGGGCACCTGTCGCCGTTGGACGGGCTCGGGCCGGACGCAATCGGGATTCCACAATTGATGGCGCGGATCGAAGAGCAGGGGAGTTTCACCGAGGTGATCCTGGCGACCAACCCTACGGTGGAGGGGGAGGCGACTGCTCATTACATCGCTCAACTGCTGACCGAGAAAGGCCTGATCGCCTCGCGCATCGCCCATGGCGTGCCGCTGGGTGGGGAGCTTGAGCTGGTGGATGGTGGAACCTTGGCTCATGCATTCGCCGGGCGTAAGCCGATTTCACTCTGA
- a CDS encoding adenine phosphoribosyltransferase, protein MHSDTFDLKALIRPVPDFPKPGVIFRDITPLFQSPRGLRYVADQFIERYVEAEFSHIGAMDARGFLIGSIIAHQLNKPLILFRKQGKLPADVLSEAYQTEYGEAFLEVHADSLCEGDSVLIFDDLIATGGTLLAAANLIRRTGAEVFEAAAIIDLPELDGSRRLQAAGVPTFCLTEFSLSEY, encoded by the coding sequence ATGCACAGCGATACCTTCGACCTCAAAGCCCTGATCCGCCCGGTCCCGGACTTTCCCAAGCCGGGCGTGATCTTCCGTGACATCACCCCTTTGTTCCAGTCGCCGCGCGGGTTGCGCTATGTGGCCGATCAGTTCATCGAGCGTTATGTCGAGGCCGAGTTCAGCCACATCGGCGCCATGGATGCCCGGGGCTTCCTGATCGGTTCGATCATTGCCCACCAGTTGAACAAGCCCCTGATCCTGTTCCGCAAGCAGGGCAAACTGCCGGCTGACGTGCTGTCGGAGGCTTATCAGACCGAGTACGGCGAAGCGTTCCTTGAAGTGCACGCCGACAGCCTGTGCGAAGGCGATTCGGTGTTGATCTTCGATGACCTGATCGCCACCGGCGGCACTCTACTGGCGGCTGCCAACCTGATCCGCCGCACCGGTGCCGAAGTGTTCGAAGCTGCGGCGATCATCGACCTGCCTGAGCTGGACGGCTCCCGTCGCCTGCAGGCTGCAGGTGTGCCGACCTTCTGCCTGACCGAGTTTTCGCTGAGCGAATACTGA
- the ccoS gene encoding cbb3-type cytochrome oxidase assembly protein CcoS, with protein MPALYVMIPAALLIVGVAVYIFFWAVDSGQYDDLDSPAHSILFDDQDPRHQAAVKPDDSQPDDKDPPARA; from the coding sequence ATGCCCGCCCTCTACGTCATGATCCCCGCGGCCCTGCTGATCGTCGGCGTGGCCGTGTACATCTTCTTCTGGGCAGTGGACAGCGGCCAATACGACGACCTCGACAGCCCCGCCCATAGCATCCTGTTCGACGACCAGGACCCCCGCCACCAGGCCGCGGTCAAACCCGACGACAGCCAGCCCGACGACAAGGATCCGCCCGCCCGTGCCTGA
- a CDS encoding heavy metal translocating P-type ATPase: MTQPTPCYHCALPVPAGSRFTAVVLGESRQFCCPGCQAVAESIVAGGLEHYYQHRSDTSANPEALPRQLQDELALYDRTDVQQTFVRHQGELSEATLMIEGISCAACGWLIEKHLRNLAGVTEARLNLSNHRLLVTWDDRQLALSHLLSELRQIGYAAHPYQPDQAAERLAQENRSALRRLGVAGLLWFQAMMATMATWPEFNIDLSPELHTILRWVALFLTTPIVFYSCAPFFKGAARDLRTRHLTMDVSVSLAIALAYGAGIWTAITGSGELYFDTVGMFALFLLTGRYLERRARERTAAATAQLVNLLPASCLRLDGAGNAERILLGELNQGDRVQVLPGAVIPADGRIVDGCSSVDESLLTGEYLPLARQVGDRVTGGTLNVESPLTVEVEALGQASRLSAIVRLLERAQSEKPRLAEIADRASQWFLLFTLVASAAIGLLWWQLDAARAFWIVLAMLVATCPCALSLATPTALTAATGTLHKLGLLVTRGHVLEGLNQVDTVIFDKTGTLTEGRLALRSIHPLGALSADRCLALAAALENRSEHPIARAFGRTAQPAEDVQTVPGLGLEGRFDGQQLRIGQATFVCALSGAEIPPVPEARGQWLLLGDHQGPLAWFGLDDRLRDDAPALLTACKARGWQTLLLSGDSSPMVTEVAAQLGIDQAIGGLRPDDKLERLKALQAQGHKVLMLGDGVNDVPVLAAADISIAMGSATDLAKTCADAVLLSNRLNALVQAFDLARRTRRNIIENLLWATLYNGLMLPFAALGWITPVWAAIGMSVSSLIVVLNALRLTRPRAASLPAGETPATERKPLCPPSTS; this comes from the coding sequence ATGACCCAACCCACCCCCTGCTACCACTGCGCTCTCCCCGTCCCCGCCGGCAGCCGCTTCACCGCGGTGGTCCTGGGCGAGTCGCGTCAGTTCTGCTGCCCCGGCTGCCAGGCGGTGGCCGAGTCGATCGTCGCGGGCGGCCTGGAGCACTACTACCAGCACCGCAGTGACACCAGCGCCAACCCCGAAGCCCTGCCGCGCCAATTGCAGGATGAGTTGGCGCTGTACGATCGCACCGATGTGCAACAGACCTTCGTGCGCCACCAGGGCGAGTTGTCCGAAGCCACGCTGATGATCGAAGGCATCAGTTGCGCCGCCTGCGGCTGGCTGATCGAAAAGCACCTGCGCAACCTGGCCGGCGTCACCGAAGCACGCCTGAACCTGTCCAATCATCGCCTGCTGGTGACCTGGGACGACCGTCAACTGGCCCTTTCTCATCTGCTGTCCGAACTGCGCCAGATCGGCTACGCCGCCCATCCCTACCAGCCGGACCAGGCCGCCGAACGCCTCGCCCAGGAAAACCGCAGTGCCCTGCGCCGCCTCGGCGTGGCGGGCCTGCTGTGGTTCCAGGCGATGATGGCAACCATGGCCACCTGGCCGGAATTCAACATCGACCTGAGCCCCGAGCTGCACACCATCCTGCGCTGGGTCGCGCTGTTCCTGACCACTCCGATCGTGTTCTACAGCTGCGCGCCGTTCTTCAAAGGGGCTGCCCGCGACCTGCGCACACGCCATCTCACCATGGACGTCTCGGTGTCGCTGGCCATCGCCCTGGCCTATGGCGCCGGCATCTGGACTGCGATCACCGGCAGCGGCGAGCTGTATTTCGACACCGTGGGCATGTTCGCGCTGTTCCTGCTCACCGGCCGCTATCTGGAACGCCGCGCCCGAGAGCGCACGGCAGCGGCCACCGCTCAACTCGTCAACCTCCTGCCCGCCTCCTGCTTGCGTCTGGATGGCGCCGGAAACGCCGAGCGCATCCTGTTGGGCGAGCTCAATCAGGGTGACCGGGTCCAGGTATTGCCTGGCGCGGTGATCCCCGCAGACGGTCGCATCGTCGATGGCTGCTCCAGCGTCGACGAATCCCTGCTCACCGGAGAATACCTGCCGCTCGCGCGCCAGGTCGGCGACCGGGTCACCGGCGGTACGCTGAACGTTGAAAGCCCTCTGACCGTGGAAGTCGAAGCGCTGGGGCAGGCCTCCCGCCTCTCGGCCATCGTCCGCCTGCTGGAGCGGGCCCAGTCGGAAAAACCGCGCCTGGCCGAAATCGCCGACCGCGCCTCGCAGTGGTTCTTGCTGTTCACGTTGGTAGCCAGCGCGGCCATCGGCCTGCTGTGGTGGCAACTCGACGCCGCGCGGGCCTTTTGGATCGTCCTGGCCATGCTGGTAGCAACCTGCCCTTGCGCGCTCTCGCTGGCCACGCCGACGGCCCTGACCGCCGCCACTGGCACCCTGCACAAACTGGGCCTGCTGGTGACGCGTGGCCATGTGCTGGAAGGGCTGAACCAGGTCGACACGGTGATCTTCGACAAGACTGGCACTCTCACCGAGGGCCGCCTGGCGCTACGCAGCATCCACCCGCTGGGCGCGCTTTCTGCCGATCGCTGCCTGGCGCTGGCCGCCGCGCTGGAGAACCGCTCCGAGCATCCCATCGCCCGCGCCTTCGGTCGCACCGCGCAACCAGCCGAGGATGTGCAGACCGTGCCTGGGCTCGGCCTGGAAGGGCGCTTCGACGGGCAGCAGTTGCGTATCGGCCAGGCCACGTTCGTCTGCGCGTTGAGCGGCGCAGAGATACCGCCGGTGCCAGAGGCCCGTGGCCAGTGGCTCCTGCTGGGCGATCACCAAGGCCCGCTGGCCTGGTTCGGCCTGGATGATCGGTTGCGCGATGACGCACCCGCCCTGCTCACCGCCTGCAAAGCCCGCGGCTGGCAGACCCTGCTGCTGTCGGGCGACAGCTCGCCGATGGTCACCGAAGTGGCCGCGCAACTGGGCATCGACCAGGCCATTGGCGGCCTGCGCCCGGACGACAAGCTGGAGCGACTCAAGGCGCTGCAGGCACAGGGCCACAAGGTGCTGATGCTGGGCGACGGGGTCAACGACGTGCCGGTGCTGGCCGCCGCCGACATCAGCATCGCCATGGGCTCGGCCACTGACCTGGCCAAGACCTGCGCCGACGCGGTGCTGCTGTCCAACCGCCTGAATGCGTTGGTGCAAGCCTTCGACCTGGCCCGGCGCACGCGCCGCAATATCATCGAGAATCTGCTCTGGGCGACCCTGTATAATGGCCTCATGCTGCCGTTCGCCGCCCTCGGCTGGATCACGCCCGTCTGGGCGGCCATCGGCATGTCGGTCAGTTCGCTGATCGTGGTGCTCAATGCCCTGCGCCTGACCCGGCCCAGAGCCGCGAGCCTGCCTGCGGGCGAGACGCCCGCGACCGAAAGGAAACCGCTATGCCCGCCCTCTACGTCATGA
- the hemN gene encoding oxygen-independent coproporphyrinogen III oxidase, with protein MLDDLRWDCDLIRRYDLAGPRYTSYPTAMQLHGEVGSFDLLHALRESRRAVRPLSLYVHVPFCANICYYCACNKVITKDRARAQPYLQRLEQEIQLIACHLDTKQQVEQLHFGGGTPTFLSHVELRQLMATLRQHFHLLDDDSGDYGIEIDPREADWSTMGLLRELGFNRVSLGVQDLDPAVQRAVNRLQSLEQTRTLIEAARTLQFRSVNLDLIYGLPKQTPEGFARTVEEVIRLQPDRLSVFNYAHLPERFMPQRRIDSTELPTPSAKLEMLQATIEQLTGAGYRYIGMDHFALPDDELAIAQEEGTLQRNFQGYTTHGHCDLIGLGVSAISQIGDLYCQNSSDLATYQDTLSTAQLATQRGLLCNPDDRLRRAVIQQLICHFELDFDTVEQAFTIDFRGYFKDQWPQLQAMQRDGLISLDAKGIQVLPAGRLLVRSVCMVFDAYLAMHNQQRFSRVI; from the coding sequence ATGCTCGACGACCTACGCTGGGACTGCGACCTGATCCGCCGCTACGATCTGGCCGGCCCACGCTACACCTCCTATCCGACCGCCATGCAACTGCACGGCGAAGTGGGCTCGTTCGACCTGCTCCACGCCCTGCGCGAGAGCCGTCGCGCGGTCCGCCCACTGTCGCTGTACGTCCACGTGCCGTTCTGCGCCAACATCTGCTACTACTGCGCCTGCAACAAGGTCATCACCAAGGACCGCGCCAGGGCCCAGCCTTATCTGCAACGTCTGGAGCAGGAGATCCAGCTGATCGCCTGCCACCTGGATACCAAGCAGCAGGTCGAGCAATTGCACTTCGGCGGTGGCACGCCCACCTTCCTCAGTCATGTCGAACTGCGCCAGCTCATGGCCACCCTGCGCCAGCACTTCCACCTGCTCGACGATGATTCCGGCGACTACGGTATCGAGATCGACCCGCGCGAAGCGGACTGGTCGACCATGGGTCTGCTGCGCGAGCTGGGCTTCAACCGTGTGAGCCTGGGCGTACAGGACTTGGACCCAGCCGTCCAGCGTGCGGTCAATCGCCTGCAAAGCCTGGAGCAGACCCGCACCTTGATCGAGGCCGCACGCACCCTGCAGTTCCGCTCGGTCAACCTCGATCTGATTTACGGCCTGCCCAAGCAGACCCCTGAAGGCTTCGCCCGTACCGTCGAGGAAGTGATCCGTCTGCAGCCGGACCGCCTCTCGGTATTCAACTACGCCCACCTGCCCGAGCGCTTCATGCCCCAGCGACGCATCGACAGCACCGAGCTGCCGACGCCTTCGGCCAAGCTGGAAATGCTCCAGGCCACCATCGAGCAACTGACCGGCGCGGGTTACCGCTACATCGGCATGGACCACTTCGCCCTGCCCGACGACGAACTGGCCATCGCCCAGGAAGAAGGCACGCTGCAGCGCAACTTCCAGGGCTACACCACCCACGGCCACTGCGACCTGATCGGCCTGGGCGTATCGGCCATCAGCCAGATCGGCGACCTGTACTGCCAGAACAGCAGCGACCTGGCCACCTACCAGGACACACTCTCCACCGCCCAACTGGCGACCCAACGCGGACTGCTGTGCAACCCGGATGACCGCCTGCGCCGGGCAGTCATCCAGCAATTGATCTGCCATTTCGAGTTGGACTTCGACACCGTCGAGCAAGCCTTCACCATCGACTTTCGTGGCTACTTCAAGGATCAATGGCCACAGTTGCAGGCCATGCAGCGCGATGGCCTGATCAGCCTGGATGCCAAGGGCATACAGGTACTCCCGGCCGGGCGACTGCTGGTGCGCTCGGTATGCATGGTGTTCGACGCCTACCTGGCCATGCACAACCAGCAGCGCTTCTCTCGGGTGATATGA